A genome region from Urocitellus parryii isolate mUroPar1 chromosome X, mUroPar1.hap1, whole genome shotgun sequence includes the following:
- the Pdzd4 gene encoding PDZ domain-containing protein 4 isoform X2, with product MGCNMCVVQKPEEQYKVMLQVNGKELSKLSQEQTLEALRASKEPLVIQVLRRSPRLRGDSSCHDLQLVDSGTQTDITFEHIMALGKLRPPTPPMGILEPPPISHEYYDPAEFMEGGPQEPDRMDELEYEEVELYKSSHRDKLGLMVCYRTDDEEDLGIYVGEVNPNSIAAKDGRIREGDRIIQINGMDVQNREEAVAILSQEENTNISLLVARPESQLAKRWKDSDRDDFLDDFGSENEGDLRARKLKSPPAQQPGNEEEKGAPDGGPGLSNSQELDSGVGRTDESTRNEESSEHDLLGDEPPSTTNTPGSLRKFGLQGDSLQSRDFHFSMDSLLAEGAGLGGGDVPGLTDEEYERYRELLEIKCHLENGNQLGIVFSRASGSNSALDVNRNESLGHEMAMLEEELRHLEFKCRNILRAQKMQQLRERCMKAWLLEEESLYDLAASEPKKHELSDISELPEKSDKDSTSAYNTGESCRSTPLLVEPLPESPLKRATAGNSNLNRTPPGPPVAIPSKAAPLPGSPAKFRSLSRDPEVGRRQHAEERVRRSPKTGVTLERVGPEGSPYLSRRHRSQGQESEHYHSCVQLAPTRGLEELGHSPLSLAGGPRVGGVVAAAAEAPRMEWKVKVRSDGTRYVAKRPVRDRLLKARALKIREERSGMTTDDDAVSEMKMGRYWSKEERKQHLIRAREQRKRREFMMQSRLECLREQQNGDSKPELNIIALSHRKTMKKRNKKILDNWITIQEMLAHGARSADGKRIYNPLLSVTTV from the exons ATGGGATGTAATATGTGCGTGGTTCAGAAACCGGAGGAGCAGTACAAAGTGATGCTTCAG GTAAACGGGAAGGAGCTCTCCAAGCTGTCTCAGGAGCAAACCCTGGAGGCCCTGAGAGCCTCCAAGGAGCCCCTGGTGATCCAGGTGCTGAGACGCAGCCCCCGCCTGCGGGGGGACAGCTCCTGCCACGACCTTCAACTGGTGGACAGTGGCACTCAGACCGACATCACCTTCGAACATATCATGGCGCTGGGCAAGCTGCGCCCGCCCACCCCACCTATGGGCATCCTGGAGCC CCCCCCCATCAGCCATGAGTATTATGACCCGGCGGAGTTCATGGAGGGCGGCCCACAGGAGCCAGACCGTATGGACGAGCTGGAGTATGAG GAGGTGGAGCTGTACAAAAGCAGCCACCGGGACAAGCTGGGCTTGATGGTGTGCTACCGCACGGATGACGAGGAAGACCTAGGCATCTACGTTGGAGAG GTAAATCCCAACAGCATTGCAGCCAAAGATGGCCGGATCCGTGAGGGAGACCGCATCATCCAG ATAAACGGCATGGATGTCCAGAACAGAGAAGAGGCAGTGGCTATACTGAGCCAGGAGGAGAACACCAACATCTCCCTGCTGGTTGCTCGGCCTGAGAGCCAG CTAGCAAAGCGGTGGAAGGACAGTGACCGGGATGACTTCCTGGATGATTTTGGCTCTGAGAATGAGGGGGACCTGCGTGCTCGGAAGCTTAAGTCACCCCCTGCCCAACAG CCTGGGAATGAAGAGGAGAAGGGGGCTCCTGATGGGGGCCCAGGCCTGAGCAACAGCCAGGAGCTGGACAGTGGGGTGGGCCGGACTGATGAGAGTACCCGTAATGAAGAGAGTTCTGAGCACGACCTGCTGGGGGATGAGCCCCCCAGTACCACCAACACCCCTGGGAGCCTGCGCAAGTTTGGCCTGCAAGGGGATTCTCTGCAGAGCAGGGACTTCCACTTCAGCATGGACTCACTGCTGGCAGAGGGGGCAGGGCTTGGAGGTGGCGATGTGCCTGGCCTCACAGATGAAGAGTATGAGCGCTACCGGGAGTTACTGGAGATCAAGTGCCACCTGGAGAATGGCAACCAGCTGGGCATTGTCTTCTCCCGGGCCTCTGGTAGCAACAGTGCTCTGGATGTCAACCGCAATGAAAGCCTGGGCCACGAGATGGCCATGCTGGAGGAGGAGCTTCGCCACCTGGAGTTCAAGTGTCGCAACATCCTGCGGGCGCAGAAGATGCAACAACTGCGCGAGCGCTGCATGAAGGCCTGGCTGCTGGAGGAGGAGAGTCTCTATGACCTGGCGGCCAGTGAGCCCAAGAAGCATGAGCTGTCTGACATCTCTGAGCTGCCAGAGAAGTCTGACAAGGACAGCACCAGCGCCTACAACACCGGGGAGAGCTGCCGCAGCACCCCACTGCTCGTGGAGCCTCTTCCTGAGAGCCCTCTGAAGCGGGCCACTGCTGGCAACTCCAACTTGAACCGGACCCCTCCTGGTCCCCCTGTCGCCATCCCCTCCAAGGCTGCTCCTCTGCCTGGGAGCCCCGCCAAGTTCCGATCCCTCTCCCGGGATCCTGAGGTGGGCCGGAGACAGCATGCAGAGGAACGAGTCAGACGCAGCCCCAAGACAGGGGTGACCCTGGAGCGTGTGGGCCCTGAAGGCAGTCCTTACCTCTCTAGGCGCCACCGTAGCCAAGGCCAGGAGAGCGAGCACTACCATAGCTGTGTGCAGCTGGCCCCGACCCGTGGCCTGGAGGAGCTGGGCCACAGCCCCTTGAGTTTGGCTGGGGGCCCTCGGGTGGGTGGGGTGGTGGCTGCGGCAGCTGAAGCACCCCGCATGGAGTGGAAGGTGAAGGTACGCAGCGACGGGACACGCTACGTGGCCAAGCGGCCTGTGCGAGATCGGCTGCTGAAGGCCCGGGCCCTGAAGATCCGGGAGGAGCGCAGCGGCATGACTACTGATGACGACGCAGTGAGTGAGATGAAGATGGGCCGCTACTGGAGCAAGGAGGAGCGGAAGCAGCACCTGATCCGTGCGCGGGAGCAGAGGAAGCGGCGTGAGTTCATGATGCAGAGCCGGCTGGAGTGCTTGAGGGAGCAGCAGAATGGTGATAGCAAGCCCGAGCTCAACATCATCGCCCTGAGCCATCGCAAAACCATGAAGAAGCGGAACAAGAAGATCCTGGATAACTGGATCACTATCCAGGAGATGCTGGCCCATGGCGCACGCTCAGCTGATGGCAAGCGAATCTACAACCCTCTGCTCTCCGTCACCACTGTCTGA
- the Pdzd4 gene encoding PDZ domain-containing protein 4 isoform X3, producing MGCNMCVVQKPEEQYKVMLQEVELYKSSHRDKLGLMVCYRTDDEEDLGIYVGEVNPNSIAAKDGRIREGDRIIQINGMDVQNREEAVAILSQEENTNISLLVARPESQLAKRWKDSDRDDFLDDFGSENEGDLRARKLKSPPAQQPGNEEEKGAPDGGPGLSNSQELDSGVGRTDESTRNEESSEHDLLGDEPPSTTNTPGSLRKFGLQGDSLQSRDFHFSMDSLLAEGAGLGGGDVPGLTDEEYERYRELLEIKCHLENGNQLGIVFSRASGSNSALDVNRNESLGHEMAMLEEELRHLEFKCRNILRAQKMQQLRERCMKAWLLEEESLYDLAASEPKKHELSDISELPEKSDKDSTSAYNTGESCRSTPLLVEPLPESPLKRATAGNSNLNRTPPGPPVAIPSKAAPLPGSPAKFRSLSRDPEVGRRQHAEERVRRSPKTGVTLERVGPEGSPYLSRRHRSQGQESEHYHSCVQLAPTRGLEELGHSPLSLAGGPRVGGVVAAAAEAPRMEWKVKVRSDGTRYVAKRPVRDRLLKARALKIREERSGMTTDDDAVSEMKMGRYWSKEERKQHLIRAREQRKRREFMMQSRLECLREQQNGDSKPELNIIALSHRKTMKKRNKKILDNWITIQEMLAHGARSADGKRIYNPLLSVTTV from the exons ATGGGATGTAATATGTGCGTGGTTCAGAAACCGGAGGAGCAGTACAAAGTGATGCTTCAG GAGGTGGAGCTGTACAAAAGCAGCCACCGGGACAAGCTGGGCTTGATGGTGTGCTACCGCACGGATGACGAGGAAGACCTAGGCATCTACGTTGGAGAG GTAAATCCCAACAGCATTGCAGCCAAAGATGGCCGGATCCGTGAGGGAGACCGCATCATCCAG ATAAACGGCATGGATGTCCAGAACAGAGAAGAGGCAGTGGCTATACTGAGCCAGGAGGAGAACACCAACATCTCCCTGCTGGTTGCTCGGCCTGAGAGCCAG CTAGCAAAGCGGTGGAAGGACAGTGACCGGGATGACTTCCTGGATGATTTTGGCTCTGAGAATGAGGGGGACCTGCGTGCTCGGAAGCTTAAGTCACCCCCTGCCCAACAG CCTGGGAATGAAGAGGAGAAGGGGGCTCCTGATGGGGGCCCAGGCCTGAGCAACAGCCAGGAGCTGGACAGTGGGGTGGGCCGGACTGATGAGAGTACCCGTAATGAAGAGAGTTCTGAGCACGACCTGCTGGGGGATGAGCCCCCCAGTACCACCAACACCCCTGGGAGCCTGCGCAAGTTTGGCCTGCAAGGGGATTCTCTGCAGAGCAGGGACTTCCACTTCAGCATGGACTCACTGCTGGCAGAGGGGGCAGGGCTTGGAGGTGGCGATGTGCCTGGCCTCACAGATGAAGAGTATGAGCGCTACCGGGAGTTACTGGAGATCAAGTGCCACCTGGAGAATGGCAACCAGCTGGGCATTGTCTTCTCCCGGGCCTCTGGTAGCAACAGTGCTCTGGATGTCAACCGCAATGAAAGCCTGGGCCACGAGATGGCCATGCTGGAGGAGGAGCTTCGCCACCTGGAGTTCAAGTGTCGCAACATCCTGCGGGCGCAGAAGATGCAACAACTGCGCGAGCGCTGCATGAAGGCCTGGCTGCTGGAGGAGGAGAGTCTCTATGACCTGGCGGCCAGTGAGCCCAAGAAGCATGAGCTGTCTGACATCTCTGAGCTGCCAGAGAAGTCTGACAAGGACAGCACCAGCGCCTACAACACCGGGGAGAGCTGCCGCAGCACCCCACTGCTCGTGGAGCCTCTTCCTGAGAGCCCTCTGAAGCGGGCCACTGCTGGCAACTCCAACTTGAACCGGACCCCTCCTGGTCCCCCTGTCGCCATCCCCTCCAAGGCTGCTCCTCTGCCTGGGAGCCCCGCCAAGTTCCGATCCCTCTCCCGGGATCCTGAGGTGGGCCGGAGACAGCATGCAGAGGAACGAGTCAGACGCAGCCCCAAGACAGGGGTGACCCTGGAGCGTGTGGGCCCTGAAGGCAGTCCTTACCTCTCTAGGCGCCACCGTAGCCAAGGCCAGGAGAGCGAGCACTACCATAGCTGTGTGCAGCTGGCCCCGACCCGTGGCCTGGAGGAGCTGGGCCACAGCCCCTTGAGTTTGGCTGGGGGCCCTCGGGTGGGTGGGGTGGTGGCTGCGGCAGCTGAAGCACCCCGCATGGAGTGGAAGGTGAAGGTACGCAGCGACGGGACACGCTACGTGGCCAAGCGGCCTGTGCGAGATCGGCTGCTGAAGGCCCGGGCCCTGAAGATCCGGGAGGAGCGCAGCGGCATGACTACTGATGACGACGCAGTGAGTGAGATGAAGATGGGCCGCTACTGGAGCAAGGAGGAGCGGAAGCAGCACCTGATCCGTGCGCGGGAGCAGAGGAAGCGGCGTGAGTTCATGATGCAGAGCCGGCTGGAGTGCTTGAGGGAGCAGCAGAATGGTGATAGCAAGCCCGAGCTCAACATCATCGCCCTGAGCCATCGCAAAACCATGAAGAAGCGGAACAAGAAGATCCTGGATAACTGGATCACTATCCAGGAGATGCTGGCCCATGGCGCACGCTCAGCTGATGGCAAGCGAATCTACAACCCTCTGCTCTCCGTCACCACTGTCTGA
- the Pdzd4 gene encoding PDZ domain-containing protein 4 isoform X1 gives MGCNMCVVQKPEEQYKVMLQVNGKELSKLSQEQTLEALRASKEPLVIQVLRRSPRLRGDSSCHDLQLVDSGTQTDITFEHIMALGKLRPPTPPMGILEPYVLSELPPISHEYYDPAEFMEGGPQEPDRMDELEYEEVELYKSSHRDKLGLMVCYRTDDEEDLGIYVGEVNPNSIAAKDGRIREGDRIIQINGMDVQNREEAVAILSQEENTNISLLVARPESQLAKRWKDSDRDDFLDDFGSENEGDLRARKLKSPPAQQPGNEEEKGAPDGGPGLSNSQELDSGVGRTDESTRNEESSEHDLLGDEPPSTTNTPGSLRKFGLQGDSLQSRDFHFSMDSLLAEGAGLGGGDVPGLTDEEYERYRELLEIKCHLENGNQLGIVFSRASGSNSALDVNRNESLGHEMAMLEEELRHLEFKCRNILRAQKMQQLRERCMKAWLLEEESLYDLAASEPKKHELSDISELPEKSDKDSTSAYNTGESCRSTPLLVEPLPESPLKRATAGNSNLNRTPPGPPVAIPSKAAPLPGSPAKFRSLSRDPEVGRRQHAEERVRRSPKTGVTLERVGPEGSPYLSRRHRSQGQESEHYHSCVQLAPTRGLEELGHSPLSLAGGPRVGGVVAAAAEAPRMEWKVKVRSDGTRYVAKRPVRDRLLKARALKIREERSGMTTDDDAVSEMKMGRYWSKEERKQHLIRAREQRKRREFMMQSRLECLREQQNGDSKPELNIIALSHRKTMKKRNKKILDNWITIQEMLAHGARSADGKRIYNPLLSVTTV, from the exons ATGGGATGTAATATGTGCGTGGTTCAGAAACCGGAGGAGCAGTACAAAGTGATGCTTCAG GTAAACGGGAAGGAGCTCTCCAAGCTGTCTCAGGAGCAAACCCTGGAGGCCCTGAGAGCCTCCAAGGAGCCCCTGGTGATCCAGGTGCTGAGACGCAGCCCCCGCCTGCGGGGGGACAGCTCCTGCCACGACCTTCAACTGGTGGACAGTGGCACTCAGACCGACATCACCTTCGAACATATCATGGCGCTGGGCAAGCTGCGCCCGCCCACCCCACCTATGGGCATCCTGGAGCCGTACGTCCTCTCTGAGCT CCCCCCCATCAGCCATGAGTATTATGACCCGGCGGAGTTCATGGAGGGCGGCCCACAGGAGCCAGACCGTATGGACGAGCTGGAGTATGAG GAGGTGGAGCTGTACAAAAGCAGCCACCGGGACAAGCTGGGCTTGATGGTGTGCTACCGCACGGATGACGAGGAAGACCTAGGCATCTACGTTGGAGAG GTAAATCCCAACAGCATTGCAGCCAAAGATGGCCGGATCCGTGAGGGAGACCGCATCATCCAG ATAAACGGCATGGATGTCCAGAACAGAGAAGAGGCAGTGGCTATACTGAGCCAGGAGGAGAACACCAACATCTCCCTGCTGGTTGCTCGGCCTGAGAGCCAG CTAGCAAAGCGGTGGAAGGACAGTGACCGGGATGACTTCCTGGATGATTTTGGCTCTGAGAATGAGGGGGACCTGCGTGCTCGGAAGCTTAAGTCACCCCCTGCCCAACAG CCTGGGAATGAAGAGGAGAAGGGGGCTCCTGATGGGGGCCCAGGCCTGAGCAACAGCCAGGAGCTGGACAGTGGGGTGGGCCGGACTGATGAGAGTACCCGTAATGAAGAGAGTTCTGAGCACGACCTGCTGGGGGATGAGCCCCCCAGTACCACCAACACCCCTGGGAGCCTGCGCAAGTTTGGCCTGCAAGGGGATTCTCTGCAGAGCAGGGACTTCCACTTCAGCATGGACTCACTGCTGGCAGAGGGGGCAGGGCTTGGAGGTGGCGATGTGCCTGGCCTCACAGATGAAGAGTATGAGCGCTACCGGGAGTTACTGGAGATCAAGTGCCACCTGGAGAATGGCAACCAGCTGGGCATTGTCTTCTCCCGGGCCTCTGGTAGCAACAGTGCTCTGGATGTCAACCGCAATGAAAGCCTGGGCCACGAGATGGCCATGCTGGAGGAGGAGCTTCGCCACCTGGAGTTCAAGTGTCGCAACATCCTGCGGGCGCAGAAGATGCAACAACTGCGCGAGCGCTGCATGAAGGCCTGGCTGCTGGAGGAGGAGAGTCTCTATGACCTGGCGGCCAGTGAGCCCAAGAAGCATGAGCTGTCTGACATCTCTGAGCTGCCAGAGAAGTCTGACAAGGACAGCACCAGCGCCTACAACACCGGGGAGAGCTGCCGCAGCACCCCACTGCTCGTGGAGCCTCTTCCTGAGAGCCCTCTGAAGCGGGCCACTGCTGGCAACTCCAACTTGAACCGGACCCCTCCTGGTCCCCCTGTCGCCATCCCCTCCAAGGCTGCTCCTCTGCCTGGGAGCCCCGCCAAGTTCCGATCCCTCTCCCGGGATCCTGAGGTGGGCCGGAGACAGCATGCAGAGGAACGAGTCAGACGCAGCCCCAAGACAGGGGTGACCCTGGAGCGTGTGGGCCCTGAAGGCAGTCCTTACCTCTCTAGGCGCCACCGTAGCCAAGGCCAGGAGAGCGAGCACTACCATAGCTGTGTGCAGCTGGCCCCGACCCGTGGCCTGGAGGAGCTGGGCCACAGCCCCTTGAGTTTGGCTGGGGGCCCTCGGGTGGGTGGGGTGGTGGCTGCGGCAGCTGAAGCACCCCGCATGGAGTGGAAGGTGAAGGTACGCAGCGACGGGACACGCTACGTGGCCAAGCGGCCTGTGCGAGATCGGCTGCTGAAGGCCCGGGCCCTGAAGATCCGGGAGGAGCGCAGCGGCATGACTACTGATGACGACGCAGTGAGTGAGATGAAGATGGGCCGCTACTGGAGCAAGGAGGAGCGGAAGCAGCACCTGATCCGTGCGCGGGAGCAGAGGAAGCGGCGTGAGTTCATGATGCAGAGCCGGCTGGAGTGCTTGAGGGAGCAGCAGAATGGTGATAGCAAGCCCGAGCTCAACATCATCGCCCTGAGCCATCGCAAAACCATGAAGAAGCGGAACAAGAAGATCCTGGATAACTGGATCACTATCCAGGAGATGCTGGCCCATGGCGCACGCTCAGCTGATGGCAAGCGAATCTACAACCCTCTGCTCTCCGTCACCACTGTCTGA
- the Ssr4 gene encoding translocon-associated protein subunit delta isoform X2, translated as MTETEACVEPQITPSYYTTSDAVISTETVFIVEISLTCKNRVQNMALYADVSGKQFPVTRGQDVGRYQVSWSLDHKSAHAGTYEVRFFDEESYSLLRKAQRNNEDISIIPPLFTVSVDHRGAWNGPWVSTEVLAAVIGLVIYYLAFSAKSHIQA; from the exons CAGAGGCCTGTGTGGAGCCCCAGATCACCCCTTCCTACTATACCACTTCAGATGCCGTCATTTCCACCGAGACTGTCTTCATCGTGGAGATCTCCCTGACATGCAAGAACAGGGTTCAG AACATGGCTCTTTATGCTGATGTCAGTGGAAAACAGTTCCCTGTCACCAGGGGCCAGGATGTGGGCCGTTATCAG GTATCCTGGAGCTTAGACCATAAGAGCGCCCATGCAGGCACCTATGAGGTCAGATTCTTCGATGAGGAGTCTTACAGCCTCCTAAGGAAG GCTCAGAGAAATAATGAGGACATTTCAATCATCCCACCCCTGTTCACAGTCAGTGTGGACCATAGG GGTGCCTGGAATGGGCCCTGGGTCTCCACCGAGGTACTGGCTGCAGTAATTGGCCTAGTGATCTACTACCTGGCCTTCAGTGCGAAGAGCCACATCCAGGCCTAA